CAGCAAAATAATGGGCATCAGCAGAGAGCGCGGCACCCGCAGAACTTTTCTGGCAATCTTGACCAGCGCATAGCCCAGCGGCAGCATCAGAATATTGGCAATAATGAACACCAGGAAAATGGAGTACATTTCAACTGCATTATTGGTAAAAATCATGGGTCCCGGTGTGAGGTTTTTCATGTACAGCACACCCACTACGATCGCGGTAATGGAATCTCCTGGAATCCCGAAAACCAGCGCCGGGATCCAGGCGCCGGCCAGTGCCGAATTGTTCGAAGCGCCAGCCTCGACAATGCCTTCCACGTGTCCGGTGCCGAATTTTTCCGGTTCTTTGGAAAATTTCTTGCTAATGCCGTAAGACATCCAGGCGGCAATGTCGGCACCTGCGCCCGGCAATGCGCCCACGATGGTTCCCAGCACACTGCCACGCAAAATGGACGCAGGATATTTCTTTGTCAGTTTCCACATGCCGGTAAAGATATTGCCGATCTGTGTCTTGACTTCACCGATGCTGTCCTGTGAGTTAACGGCATAGCGCAGGACTTCGGCAATGGCGAACATGCCCACCATCATCGGCAGCAATGTCACTCCGTTCATCAGGTCTTCGTTGCCGAAGGTAAAGCGCGGATAGCTGCCGGGTTATTCATACCCACACAAGCGAGCAACAGGCCGATAAGCAACGACACAAAACCCTTGAGCTGGCTGGCCGGCGTGATAACGATGGCGCACGACAGGCCCAATACCACCAGCCAGAAAAATTCATATGAAGAGAAATTCAGCGCGAAATTGGCCAGCATGGGGGCGCAGGTAATGAGCACGAGTGTGCCAAACAGACCGCCCACAAAAGAAAACACGATGCTGGCGCCCAGCGCCTGGTCTGCCATGCCCTTGCGGGTCATGTTGTAGGCTTCATCCGTGTACGCCGCCGACGACGGGGTGCCGGGAATCCGCAACAGGCACCCGGGCACATCGCCGGAAGTAATGGCCATGGCGGTTGAGGTGACCATCATGGCAATGGCCGGAACAGGATCCATGAAAAAGGTCACGGGCACCAGCAGGGCTACGGCCATGGTGGCGCTCAGGCCCGGAATGGCACCCACAAAGAGACCGAAAATCGCCGCCACCAGAATGACGCCCAGCACGAACGGGTCGGTTACCTGACCCAGTGCAGCAGTAAAATTGCTCATGAACATAGGGTCACCACGCGAAAGTTTCCAGCAATCCCCACGGCAGCGGGACTTGCAGAATGTTGTAGAAGGAAAAGTGGATGACCAGCACGCTGATTACGGTCAGAATCAGGCCGCGCAAGGGTTTGACGCCAAACACCAGGAACGAGACCATCAGGATAATGCCGGATGAAATAAAGAAGCCCAGCGATTCCGCCGTCAGAAAATAGAAAATGAGCGCTGCCGGGATCATGCAGAAGCGCAGAAAAGTCACCATATTAAGGCCAGGCCAGGCCAGCCACTGCTGGTGGTCCCGCCGACGCCGGCTTTGCACGATCAGGCACACTGAACAAATGAGCAACCCGATAGCTATAAGACGAGGGAACAGTCCCGAGCCATATTCCTGGCCGGGTGTAGGGGGAAACGACAGCGCCATTACAAAAACGAGAATGGCAAAAATGCCGATGATAATGCCGGAAAGGGTATCACTGATCTTCATGGGAATTTTCCACAGGGTCGGCAGTGCGGCTCCGTGCGCGCCAGGCGCACAGAACCGACTACCCGGTTCATATCAGTTTATTTGGCCATTCCGATGGCTTTGAGCACTTCGCCGAAATCAGCGGTGGACTTGGCCATGTAATCGCCATATTCCTTGCCGCTGGCGTAGGCAACACCAAAGCCGCGTTTGGCCATGAAATCACGAAACTCCTTGCTCTCATTGACTTTCTTGAGCGCGGCATCCAGCTTGGTAGTCACGTCATCGGGTAGCCCTTTGGGACCGGCAATGCCACGCCACACGCCCACGGTCCAGTCATTGCCAGTGGTTTCCTTCAACGTTGGCACGTCCGGGTACATGGGTGACCGCTCTTTGGACATGATGGCCAGCGGTTTAGCTTTACCGGCATCGATCATTGAACGCGCTTCCGGCAGGGATGTGGGCACGATATCGATGCCACCGGCAACCAGCTCGAGCATGGCAGGCGCAGAGCCGTTGGAAGGAACGAAAGGCACCGAATTGGCTGGCAGGCCGGCTTTATTGACCAGGCCGGCAATGGCGATATGCCAGATGCCGCCCTGTCCGGTACCAGAGGCTTTCAGCTTACCGGGATTAGCCTTGATGGCTTCCATCAGGCCTTTCATGTCTTTATATTCAGACGTGGCGCTTACTGTCACGCCGGCAGGATCCTCGTTCATCAGGGCCAGCGGCGTGTAATCGGCCGGGGTAATGGTGGTCAGGCCCAAGTGCTTCATGGTGGCAATTTCCACCGTGAGCATGCCCAGCGTGTAACCATCAGGCTTGGCTTTGGAGATGGCCATATGGCCCACGACACCATTGCCGCCGGTACGATTGACCACGTTCACCGGATTGTCCAGTTCTTTTTCAAGCAGGGTGGCGATCATACGGGCCGTGGCATCTGTGCCGCCACCGGCACCCCAGGGTACGATCATGGTGATAGGACGCTCGGGGTAGGCCGCGTGAGCCATGCCTGCGCCCACTGTCAACGTCAATCCCAGCAACCCTTTGAGCATATTGCGTTTGTTCATGTCTGTCTCCGTTTACAGGCAACCCCGGCGCAGCCGGGCTCCTGAGATGTGGTGTCCGTACACACGAATTGCGCGACGGACGGTTCTGTTTTTATACATCTACTACTGCTGTCTGGCATCGCACCAACCTTGTTCCGGCGGTCGGACGCCCGACTTCATCAACAACCTGAATATCGCAAGCGCCATTCAGATTAAAGCAACGCGGCGCCTCCTTCGCGCCGCGCTTGTGCCAGCCTTAGGCCTGCACCACTTTCTGTGTCTGTTCACCCAGGCCTTCAATTCCCAGACGCATGGTCTGGCCAGCCTTCAGGTAAACAGGTTCAGGCTTGACGCCCATGCCAACGCCGGGCGGCGTACCTGTGGAAATCACATCGCCTGGCTGCAGGCTCATGAAATTGCTCAGATACGAAATAATCGTGGCAACATCAAAAATCATTTTGGCGGTGGTGCCGTCCTGATAGCGTTTGCCATCCACTTCCAGCCATAAATTCAATGCCTGCGGGTCGGGCACTTCATCTGCCGTTACCAGCCAGGGCCGATAGGACCAAACGTATCGCAACCCTTGCCCTTATCCCATGTGCCGCCACGCTCGGTCTGGTATTCCCGCTCCGATACGTCATTGATCACACAATAGCCGGCCACATGCGAGAGCGCATCTTCCTTGCTGATGTAACGTGCTTCCTTGCCGATAACCACGCCCAGCTCCACTTCCCAGTCGGTTTTCTTTGAACCGCGGGGAATGGCCACGTCGTCATTGGGGCCCACAATGGCGCTGGTCCACTTGTTAAATACCACGGGCTCGGAAGGCTCCGGCAGACCAGACTCAGCCGCGTGATCAGAATAGTTCAGGCCGATACAAACAAATTTGCCGATGTTGCCAACGCAGGGACCAATGCGCGGATTGCCTTCGACAACTGGCAGGGTCGAGATATCCAGCCCACGCAGACGCGCCAGGCCACTTTCTGTGATGGTGCTGCCGTCGACATCGCTGATGACGCCGGACAGATCACGGATACGGCCGTCGCTATCGACGATGCCCGGTTTTTCCTGCTTGCTTTCCCCATAACGAATGAGTTTCATACTGACTCCTGTTGGTTTGTGTGTGTCGGCGTCGTTGCGCCGGCTTGCTGATAGTCGTTGTAGTGCTTCTGCACATGGTCCAGGTGCCGGTACATGGCTTCGGAAGCCTTGGCCGGATTGCGTTCGGCCAGGGCCTGCACAATATGTTCGTGATCGTCAAAGGTGGACTGCAAGATCGACGGAATGACGGTTGTGATCGTACGGCTCTTGCGGCTGAGCAAACTAATGCTTTGCGCCACCCGCTGCAGATAAACATTGCCACAGGCGTTGATGATGGTCTGATGCAGCTCGATATCCAGATGACGAATGGCCTCGTGGTCATTGCGGGCCAGCGCGGCACGCGCTTCCTCAACGTTGACGCGCAGGCGTTCAACTTCGGCTTCGGTCAGCCGCTCGCAAGCCAGGCGCGTAATGCCGCCTTCAATGATTTTGCGCGCATCGAACAGTTCGTTGATCTGATCAAAATGCAGGTCAATCAGCAGGCTGAGCGGCTCAATCAGGTCTTCCACATTCAGTGAGCTGATGAAATTGCCTTCGCCCTGCTGGATCTTGACCAGGCCCAGCAGCGACAGGCCGCGGATGGCTTCACGTACAGCAGGCCGGCCCACATCGAACAACACCGCCAGTTCCCGCTCTGGCGGCAGCTGCTGGCCGGCAACCAGTTGCCCCTTGCGGATCATATCGATCAATCGCTGGGCAACCAGTTCCGACACGGAGCGGGATTTGATGGCTTCGAACTTCACTTGTCTCTTTTCGCTTTTTCTGTTTTGGCTGGGCCGCTTGCCTGAAATACCCCGGTTAAACGGTGGATCTCAAATTAGCGTTCAATGGTAAGACCACTGAATGACATGCCGCAACTGTAGAAAACCCTAGGTAGGACAAAAAAGCCCTGATTTTCAGGACGGCCAGTGATTTGCGAAGTCGAAAGACAGTTGGCGTTGATGCCGGATGGAGAGCAAGTAGACGGTCGTATTGATTGTTGCATACAGTAGCAAATAGTTCGACATCACATATTCGCGCAACTGATCGCCTGAATTGGCAATGACGTCAAATTGTGCGCTCAGACGTTCAATACCATTAGCAACTTCGACCGAGCGTGCGGGTCGGGCCGAGAACACACGGCCCATATGCGGAAAACGCGCAAGATTCGGAATGATGGTATCTGTCAGTTCATCCAGAAGCGCGTCAAACGTCTGAGGCGCTTCGGTCTCCAACAGGAAAGCTTCAATTTGTTCAAGGTTGCGTTCAAAGTGGGCTGTCAGCCTGATGGTATAGCGAGCTGTTTGCGCCATATGCACCGTCAGCCTGCTGCGCTGCGACGGCGTTTGATTGCCGCCAGGGTAGACTGAGCATCTTTCACTTTTCCAGTGGCGACATCTGCCAGCCCCTTGCTGGCATCATCAATAAGCAGCAAGTGGATGCGCTCACGTTCCAATTGATGATAGTAATCCAGTCGCTGGGCATCAATGATAGCCACATAGCTTTCGCCATTTTTGGTGATGATTTTCTCAGCGCCCCCCTTGACCTGATCGGCCAGTTCGGACAAATTTGCCCGGGCCTGGGATAGCGAAATGACGTCACCGGAAGTGATTCCCATGGTATTGCTCCCATTTATACAAATTTTTGTACACTATAACGTACATTATACCAGCACAGAAAAAGGAGTGAAATTAGGAGAATCCGTAATGCGGGAATACTTAAACCTTGTCCAGTTCCGCCAGTCTGGCCCGGTCGGGGTAGCCTTCAGTATCCCCAGCGACCTGTACAGCACAGGCGCCGATGATAGTGGCGCGACGCACGCTGGCCTGCCAGTCCAGCCCTTCGAGTCGGCCACTGATGAGCCCGGCGGCAAACCCGTCTCCGGCGCCCACGGTATCCACCACTTTTTCCACGGGATAGCCCGGGACCCGGAACGATTGCTCCCCAGCCTGTGCAAACGCGCCGTGCGCACCCAGCTTGACAATAACGGCCTGCGCACCCAGACCCCGATAAAATGCCGCAATCCCTTCTTCACTGTCGGCACCGCTAAGGATTCGGCCCTCTTCCAGTCCGGGCAAGACCCAGTCTGCCAGGCCGGCCAGCTCATTAAGGCGCGCGCGCATCAGCTCGGCGGACCCCCACAAGGCCGGACGCAGATTGGGATCAAAGGAAACCGTTCCCCCCGCGCGACGCATGTGCTGCATGGCGGCGACGGTCAGCGCATAGGTACCGGCATTCAGGGCCGGGAAAATGCCGGTGACATGCAAATGCCGGGCCTGGCCCAGCCAGTTAGGATCCAGATCGTCCGCCGTCATGGCGCTGGCGGCAGAGCCTGAACGGTAATATTCAATTGGCGGATCGCCCTCGGTAACTTTGCCCTTGAGCATAAAGCCGGTGCGTTCACGCGGCACCATCAGCACCCGCGAGCAATCGATGGCTTCCTGCTGCATGACATTTTTCAGATACTTGCCCATGGTATCGTCACCCAGCCGGCTGGCCCAGGCGACCTTTGCGCCCAGGCGGGCCAGCGCAATGCCCACATTGGTTTCGGCGCCGGCCGTCATTTTGTGAAAGGTGTGCACCGCTTCCAGCGGCCCCGGATCGGCAGCCACCAGCAGCACCATCATTTCCCCAAACAGCGCCACATCAAATGTCGCCATGTCTCTATTCTCCAGTTATTGTCTGTGTTTTCTGATTCTGTACCAACCCGGACAGCACGTGTTGCCGCGCGATATCAAAACGCCTGTTATCCCCGGGCACAACTCGCAAGAGGCATTACCGCAAGCAGAATCCTGAGCGCGGACACATCCATCTTTACCTTGCCTGCGGTCGCGCAGCCTGCCAGGCCTGTACAAAGCGCTGTGCGCGTTCACGCGTCACGGCCACCTGCTGGCCGGGCCGATACAGATCGGACCCCAGCCCCGCACCGATGCAACCTGCGTCCAGATAGCTGGCCAGATTCCCGGGGTTGATGCCACCGACCGCATACAGCGGCACGTGTGCGGGCAATACGGCCTTGAGCGCCTTGACGTAATCCGGCCCGAACACGCTGGATGGAAACAGCTTGAGCGCCTGCGCACCCGCCTGCATGGCGGCAAACGCCTCGCTGGCCGTGGCAAACCCGGCGCACACCTGAAAACCGTAGGTATTGACAGCCTCGGCGATCAGCGTTGGATTAGTATTGGGTGTCACCATCAGCCTGCCGCCGGCTGCAGACAACTGCGCCAGATGCTCCGATGTGAGGACCGTTCCGGCCCCGGTCATCAGCGCCTCGCCAAAGGCCTGGCTCACGCGCTGCACACTCACCTGCCAGTCTGGCGAGTTGGTGGGAATTTCAATGGCGTCAAAGCCAGCCTCATGCAGCACCTGCACGTGGTCAAGCGCTTCATCAGGGCCGATGCCGCGCAAAATGGCGATCAGCGGCAGCTCAGGAGTCCAGGGAGTCATGTATTTTCCTTATTCCGTTCAAAATGGCCGTATCGGCGTCCTGGGTCGTAAATGCAATGCCCGCCAGATGCAGGGCGCGATCATAGCGTGTAAAGAGCGAACCGCTACCCACCAGCGTGACTGGCGTATCGGCCGAAACCTCGAAACGCTGGCGCATATCGCGCACTTCGGAGCCGATCAGCAGCCCCGAGAGGTAGTCGTCAACCTGCTGGGCGGGCAGATGACCCAAAATATGCCGCGCCCTGACGGTAAACAGTTCGGTCATGGTATCGCTGGCAGCCAGCCCGGCCATGACGCCGCGATCAAAAGACTCGGGGTGTGGCGCTGCCGCAGGCAGACCCCGACCCAGCAGGGAATGGTGGCGCAGTACATCAAACAGTTCCCCGGTCATGACCGTGGTAAAGCTGTGGATGACATCATGATGCACGCGCGCCCATTTGCTGTGCGTTCCAGGCAGGATAAACAGGGCTGATGCCGTCTCTTGCAGTGCGCCCAGCAACTGGGTTTCCTCGCCGCGCATCACATCGGCGCCATCCGGGCCGGGCACGCACACCCCGGGAATAATGCCGGCCTGCGCCGGCCAACCCGGATCCACCGGCGTCAGGCTTGTGCCCAGGGCGTTGAGCGATACCGGACAGTGCAGATAGTTCGCCTGTTGCCAGCCCACATTGCTGCCGGCCATGCCGGCAATGTAAACGCGTGAAATGTCGGACTGCGCAATCTGCATTTGCTGCAGCAGGCCCTGCAGAACAGCGGGAAACGACTGGTTCTGCATCCGCGTAATCCCAAAGGGCGATGCCGCATTTTTCACGGCAATGCCGTCTTCAACCAACCACAGACGCAGATTGGTTGAGCCCCAGTCTGCTGCGAGATAACGCGAAACCATTTTGTCTTCTTCTCCTGTTATTGCGCCGGCGCATATGGTGTTCTTTCGGGTGCCTGCAGCACTATCGGGCACATGACACCATGTGCCTGGCGGCGATCAGCTTATCACAAATGAACAGAAAACCAGATTACTGTTTGCCTTTGTCTGGTTGCTGCATCATCTGCGCTGGCACGCCTGGCGTGGCGCGACGATCACATTTGCCATTGGTCGATCAGGCCGACCAACTGACGATTTTGCCCGGATTGAAGATATTGTTGGGGTCATAGGCGTGCTTGATGTTGCGCATCAGTTGCAGTGCTGCCTCGCCATGTTCTGCCTTCAGAAAACCCATCTTGTGAATGCCCACGCCATGCTCGCCGGTGCAGGTGCCGTCCATCTGTATGGCGCGCAGCACCAGGCGGTTGTTGATGTCTTCTGCCTGATGCCATTCCTGCTCATTATCTGCATCAATCATCATGACCACATGGAAATTGCCATCGCCAACATGGCCGACAATCGACCAGGGAAAGGCCAGGCTTTGCAAATCGGCCGCGGTGTCGGTCACGCAGTCGGCCAGACGCGAAATGGGCACGCACACATCGGTGGTGATGGCGCGTCCACCAGGCCGTTGCTGCAGGCAGGCGAAATAGTAATTGTGGCGGGCCGTCCACAGCACAGTACGTTCCTCGGGTTTTTCGGCCCACTGGAACGCCGTGCCACCCTGCCCCGCCGTCAATTCCTGTACGATCACGGCCTGTTCGGCAATGCCTGCAGGCGATCCATGAAATTCGAACAGCAGCAGCGGCTGTTCGGCCAGCGCGGTTTTGCTGTAGGCATTGACGGCACGTACGGCGCGTTCATCCATGAACTCGACGCGGGCAATGGGCACACCGCTTTGCATGATCTCGGTCACGGCCTGCACGGCATGGCGCAATGTCGGGAACGAACACACCGCGGCAGTCACCGCCTCGGGTAGCGGATACACTCGCAGGGTAATTTCCACTATCACGCCCAGCGTGCCTTCACTACCCACGTATAAATGCGTCAGATCATAGCCGGCCGATGATTTGCGGGCGCGACTGCTGGTACGGATGACCTCGCCGGTTGCCGTGACCACTTTGAGCGATAGTACATTGTCGCGCATGGTGCCGTAACGGACCGCATTGGTTCCGGAAGCGCGGGTCGCGGTCATGCCGCCGATGGATGCGTGCGCACCCGGATCGATGGGAAAGAACAAACCGGTATGGCGGATTTCATCATTTAACTGAGTGCGAATCACCCCCGGCTGCACCGTTACGGTGAAATCTTCCGGCTGAATGGCCAGCACCCGGTTCATGTCCCGAAAATCGATCGTGATGCCGCCTTCGATGGGCAGCACATGGCCCTCGATGGATGAACCGATGCCAAATGGAATAAGCGGCACATTGAATTGGGTACATAGTTTGACTGCGGCAACCACATCGTCGGTGTCCCTGGCAAACAAGACACCGTCGGGCTGCACCGGCGGGTACGCCGATTCATCACGCGCATGATGATCACGAACCGCCGCACCGGTGGTGAAGCGTTCGCCGAAATGGGCAACAAAAGCAGCGCGCGCCGTCTCGCAAAGATGCCTGGGCGCGCTGGAAACAGGGGTAGCTGGGCTATATGCCATGGCGTTGTGGCCTTAAAAAATATCAATCAAGAATACGTGCCGCGTTCAGCACACCTTGCGGATTCAGTGCGTCGCGGATGCGACGCATCACCTGCTGCTGGGTATTATCACGACTGTAATGGAGAAACGGTTTCTTCAGACGGCCAATGCCATGCTCGGCCGAAATGCTGCCATTAAACCTGCAGGTAAGGGCGTATACCGCCTCTTCCACCGGCACAATATCGTCCGCTTGCAGATGGCCGGTCGTCAGATGCAAATTACCATCGCCAAGATGGCCGAAAAGCAGGTTAGAGGCCTGCGGCCAGCGCCGGCTGATCTCAGCCATGGCCTGCTCTATGAAGGCGCCCATATCTTTTAAGGGAATACCTATATCGAAGGCCACGAATGGCCGCAGCGAAGTGAACAGCTCGCCAATGCCATCGCGGATCGCCCATAGATCTGCTGCGTGTTCCAGGTTTTGCGGCACAATGGCATCCTGCACGGCGTCGTTCTCAAGCATGGATTCCAGGAAGGCATCGAAACCGGCATGAAACATGGGCGTGTCGGCGCCTTCGGTTTCAAGCAGCACGGTCAGCGGCCATTGGCCATCAAAGGGTATCGCCCTGCCGGTAACGCCGGCAGCCTGGGCCACATAGTCTGCCCACATCACCTCGAAGCTGGACAACTCGGGCAGCGCGCTGCGCGCCGCCTTTAGCAAGGGCGCGAGCTGCGCGAACGAAGCCAGGCCAACCAGGGCCGAGCGCCTTGTCTGCGGACGGGGAAACAGGCGCACAACCACACGTGTGATAATGCCCAGCGTACCCTCGGTGCCGATGAACAGCTGCTTCAAATCCAGGCCAGTATTGTTTTTAAGGGTGCGATCCAGCACGGTCATGATAGTGCCGTCTGGCAGCACGACTTCCAGGCCCAGCACCAGTTGCCGGGTGGTGCCATAACGCAGGACCCGATTGCCACCGGCATTGGTCGCCACGTTGCCCCCGATCTGACAGGAGCCGCGCGCGCCAAGGTCCAGCGGAAAGTACCAGCCCTTTTCTTCCACCGCCGCACACAGCGTCTCCAACACAACACCAGCCTGCACCAGCGCGGTACCGCCCGCTTCATCAATATCTTCAATTCGGTTCAGCAGTTCGAGCGAAATGACCACATCGCCGTCGTCGGGCGCAGCCCCACCGGCCAATCCGCTACCACCGCCGGCAATGGTGATTTTCCTGTTATGCCTGGCGCACAGGGCAACCAGCGCGGCCACTTGCTCGACCGTGGCAGGCCTCGCCACCAGTAGCGGAGCGCCGGCCCGCAAACCGCTGGCGTCGCTGCTGTATCGTACGAGCGAAGCCGGGTCCGTCAAAACGTTCAGTTCTGCCGGTAATTGGGAGATAAAGGAATCAGACATGAAAAAGAGGGGATCGCAGAAAATGACAGAAGATTTATTCTATACGATTGACCACCCTGCAACCGCCACCTGCAGCTGATCACCGCTTATATGTCGGCCCAGCGGCGGCAAGCTCGTTCATTTTCTCGATAGTTATTGGTGTTTTAACTTTGCCGGCATGCCGCCCAATAAAATTTTCAATCGTACCTGCAGGACGCGCAGCTCTGAGCCGAAGCTCACCGCCCGGCATCTTGTCAAAGTCGATCCGTTCCCCCGGTTTGATACCAAGATGCTGCAGTAAGTCCCGCGTTAGGGTGACCTGTCCTTTCATCGTTATCTTTAGTGACGCCATGGAAAATCCTTGTAACTTGAATGACGATGCAGTAATTGATTCTTTAAACTGCCTCCAAAGGATCGCATTGTCGCATGTCCTAGCGGGCCATCTCTCAACC
Above is a window of Advenella kashmirensis WT001 DNA encoding:
- a CDS encoding AbrB/MazE/SpoVT family DNA-binding domain-containing protein, with the protein product MASLKITMKGQVTLTRDLLQHLGIKPGERIDFDKMPGGELRLRAARPAGTIENFIGRHAGKVKTPITIEKMNELAAAGPTYKR
- a CDS encoding tripartite tricarboxylate transporter substrate binding protein yields the protein MNKRNMLKGLLGLTLTVGAGMAHAAYPERPITMIVPWGAGGGTDATARMIATLLEKELDNPVNVVNRTGGNGVVGHMAISKAKPDGYTLGMLTVEIATMKHLGLTTITPADYTPLALMNEDPAGVTVSATSEYKDMKGLMEAIKANPGKLKASGTGQGGIWHIAIAGLVNKAGLPANSVPFVPSNGSAPAMLELVAGGIDIVPTSLPEARSMIDAGKAKPLAIMSKERSPMYPDVPTLKETTGNDWTVGVWRGIAGPKGLPDDVTTKLDAALKKVNESKEFRDFMAKRGFGVAYASGKEYGDYMAKSTADFGEVLKAIGMAK
- a CDS encoding FadR/GntR family transcriptional regulator, coding for MKFEAIKSRSVSELVAQRLIDMIRKGQLVAGQQLPPERELAVLFDVGRPAVREAIRGLSLLGLVKIQQGEGNFISSLNVEDLIEPLSLLIDLHFDQINELFDARKIIEGGITRLACERLTEAEVERLRVNVEEARAALARNDHEAIRHLDIELHQTIINACGNVYLQRVAQSISLLSRKSRTITTVIPSILQSTFDDHEHIVQALAERNPAKASEAMYRHLDHVQKHYNDYQQAGATTPTHTNQQESV
- a CDS encoding 2-dehydro-3-deoxygalactonokinase produces the protein MVSRYLAADWGSTNLRLWLVEDGIAVKNAASPFGITRMQNQSFPAVLQGLLQQMQIAQSDISRVYIAGMAGSNVGWQQANYLHCPVSLNALGTSLTPVDPGWPAQAGIIPGVCVPGPDGADVMRGEETQLLGALQETASALFILPGTHSKWARVHHDVIHSFTTVMTGELFDVLRHHSLLGRGLPAAAPHPESFDRGVMAGLAASDTMTELFTVRARHILGHLPAQQVDDYLSGLLIGSEVRDMRQRFEVSADTPVTLVGSGSLFTRYDRALHLAGIAFTTQDADTAILNGIRKIHDSLDS
- a CDS encoding type II toxin-antitoxin system Phd/YefM family antitoxin, with translation MGITSGDVISLSQARANLSELADQVKGGAEKIITKNGESYVAIIDAQRLDYYHQLERERIHLLLIDDASKGLADVATGKVKDAQSTLAAIKRRRSAAG
- a CDS encoding FAD-binding oxidoreductase, with translation MAYSPATPVSSAPRHLCETARAAFVAHFGERFTTGAAVRDHHARDESAYPPVQPDGVLFARDTDDVVAAVKLCTQFNVPLIPFGIGSSIEGHVLPIEGGITIDFRDMNRVLAIQPEDFTVTVQPGVIRTQLNDEIRHTGLFFPIDPGAHASIGGMTATRASGTNAVRYGTMRDNVLSLKVVTATGEVIRTSSRARKSSAGYDLTHLYVGSEGTLGVIVEITLRVYPLPEAVTAAVCSFPTLRHAVQAVTEIMQSGVPIARVEFMDERAVRAVNAYSKTALAEQPLLLFEFHGSPAGIAEQAVIVQELTAGQGGTAFQWAEKPEERTVLWTARHNYYFACLQQRPGGRAITTDVCVPISRLADCVTDTAADLQSLAFPWSIVGHVGDGNFHVVMMIDADNEQEWHQAEDINNRLVLRAIQMDGTCTGEHGVGIHKMGFLKAEHGEAALQLMRNIKHAYDPNNIFNPGKIVSWSA
- a CDS encoding type II toxin-antitoxin system RelE/ParE family toxin, with amino-acid sequence MAQTARYTIRLTAHFERNLEQIEAFLLETEAPQTFDALLDELTDTIIPNLARFPHMGRVFSARPARSVEVANGIERLSAQFDVIANSGDQLREYVMSNYLLLYATINTTVYLLSIRHQRQLSFDFANHWPS
- a CDS encoding sugar kinase; the encoded protein is MATFDVALFGEMMVLLVAADPGPLEAVHTFHKMTAGAETNVGIALARLGAKVAWASRLGDDTMGKYLKNVMQQEAIDCSRVLMVPRERTGFMLKGKVTEGDPPIEYYRSGSAASAMTADDLDPNWLGQARHLHVTGIFPALNAGTYALTVAAMQHMRRAGGTVSFDPNLRPALWGSAELMRARLNELAGLADWVLPGLEEGRILSGADSEEGIAAFYRGLGAQAVIVKLGAHGAFAQAGEQSFRVPGYPVEKVVDTVGAGDGFAAGLISGRLEGLDWQASVRRATIIGACAVQVAGDTEGYPDRARLAELDKV
- a CDS encoding tripartite tricarboxylate transporter TctB family protein, with the protein product MKISDTLSGIIIGIFAILVFVMALSFPPTPGQEYGSGLFPRLIAIGLLICSVCLIVQSRRRRDHQQWLAWPGLNMVTFLRFCMIPAALIFYFLTAESLGFFISSGIILMVSFLVFGVKPLRGLILTVISVLVIHFSFYNILQVPLPWGLLETFAW
- a CDS encoding 2-dehydro-3-deoxy-6-phosphogalactonate aldolase, whose product is MTPWTPELPLIAILRGIGPDEALDHVQVLHEAGFDAIEIPTNSPDWQVSVQRVSQAFGEALMTGAGTVLTSEHLAQLSAAGGRLMVTPNTNPTLIAEAVNTYGFQVCAGFATASEAFAAMQAGAQALKLFPSSVFGPDYVKALKAVLPAHVPLYAVGGINPGNLASYLDAGCIGAGLGSDLYRPGQQVAVTRERAQRFVQAWQAARPQAR
- a CDS encoding FAD-binding oxidoreductase, whose product is MSDSFISQLPAELNVLTDPASLVRYSSDASGLRAGAPLLVARPATVEQVAALVALCARHNRKITIAGGGSGLAGGAAPDDGDVVISLELLNRIEDIDEAGGTALVQAGVVLETLCAAVEEKGWYFPLDLGARGSCQIGGNVATNAGGNRVLRYGTTRQLVLGLEVVLPDGTIMTVLDRTLKNNTGLDLKQLFIGTEGTLGIITRVVVRLFPRPQTRRSALVGLASFAQLAPLLKAARSALPELSSFEVMWADYVAQAAGVTGRAIPFDGQWPLTVLLETEGADTPMFHAGFDAFLESMLENDAVQDAIVPQNLEHAADLWAIRDGIGELFTSLRPFVAFDIGIPLKDMGAFIEQAMAEISRRWPQASNLLFGHLGDGNLHLTTGHLQADDIVPVEEAVYALTCRFNGSISAEHGIGRLKKPFLHYSRDNTQQQVMRRIRDALNPQGVLNAARILD